The following are encoded together in the Aerococcus mictus genome:
- a CDS encoding tRNA (adenine(22)-N(1))-methyltransferase: MTKTLSKRLKGIANYVEKGSYIADIGSDHAHIPIYLLDQGLIKGAICSEVAQGPYERMCQAVLDNHYGDLVSCRLGNGLATLTKEDPVDTVIIAGMGGKLIHEILLAGEDILSQLDYPKLILQANIDEYLLRQWLLDKGYQIVGEEILEDAGKIYEIIAAEYVGKVPALSDSQLYLGIYTKNSNPAIFRKKWTRRQHKVESILQQMNGEALSQRRQQFSQQLAMIKQALEGDSDDQ, translated from the coding sequence ATGACCAAAACACTCTCCAAACGACTTAAGGGAATCGCAAATTACGTTGAAAAGGGAAGTTATATAGCAGATATTGGTTCAGACCACGCTCATATTCCGATTTATTTATTAGACCAAGGACTGATTAAGGGGGCTATTTGTAGTGAAGTCGCTCAAGGACCTTATGAGCGGATGTGTCAAGCCGTACTTGATAATCACTATGGCGACTTAGTATCTTGCCGCTTGGGCAATGGTTTAGCCACCTTAACAAAAGAAGACCCAGTCGATACGGTTATAATTGCAGGTATGGGGGGAAAGCTCATTCATGAAATTTTGCTCGCTGGTGAGGATATTTTGTCGCAATTAGACTATCCCAAGTTAATTTTACAGGCAAATATTGATGAATACCTCTTGCGCCAATGGTTATTGGATAAAGGCTACCAAATTGTAGGGGAAGAGATTTTAGAAGACGCAGGAAAAATTTATGAAATTATTGCTGCCGAATATGTCGGAAAGGTCCCTGCTCTCAGTGACAGCCAACTTTATCTAGGTATTTATACCAAGAATAGTAATCCAGCTATTTTTAGGAAAAAGTGGACCCGGCGCCAACACAAGGTAGAGAGCATCCTTCAACAAATGAATGGGGAAGCGCTTAGCCAACGACGTCAGCAATTTAGTCAACAGTTAGCAATGATCAAACAAGCCTTGGAGGGTGATAGTGATGACCAATAA
- a CDS encoding Nif3-like dinuclear metal center hexameric protein: MTNKVTVSDLVQYFENRFPTAYALEGDPIGLHFGSLDQEVKRVLVTLDVRPEVVEEAIEKQVDFIFSHHPVIFRPAKRLSEDDPQQAMYAKLIRHQIAVYSAHTNLDSSQPGMNDWLAERYGIENAEVFAAHYHEKNYRLVTFLPKESLPAFKEALSAYPLSVIGNYQHCFFQWTGQGSFIPVEGAQPKIGEVDQETELEEIALSLTVKEGEKEKVCDLVKKYHPYEEPVVEIYEKNNDYQSIGMGRIGELKAKISFKDYVEKIKDLSHLEGIRFVTKDDKALIHRVAVLGGAGSSYYQAAKAAGADVFITADADYHTAHDIYESGLSLIDPGHHMEAICIPYVLDELTQWSQTNHLGLAVFPSEVNTDPFHFL, from the coding sequence ATGACCAATAAAGTAACCGTCAGCGACCTTGTCCAGTATTTTGAAAACCGTTTTCCTACTGCCTATGCGCTTGAAGGCGATCCTATTGGCTTACATTTTGGTTCTTTAGATCAAGAGGTCAAGCGGGTTTTAGTGACTTTAGATGTCCGTCCGGAGGTGGTTGAGGAGGCCATAGAGAAACAAGTTGACTTTATTTTTTCCCACCATCCGGTAATATTTAGACCAGCAAAGCGCCTCAGCGAGGATGATCCCCAACAAGCCATGTATGCCAAGCTGATTAGGCACCAAATTGCCGTCTACAGTGCTCATACTAATCTTGATAGTAGTCAGCCTGGAATGAATGATTGGTTGGCTGAACGTTATGGGATAGAAAATGCCGAGGTTTTTGCTGCTCATTACCATGAAAAAAATTACCGCCTGGTCACTTTTTTACCCAAGGAGAGTTTGCCTGCCTTCAAAGAGGCGCTTAGTGCCTATCCTCTTTCTGTTATTGGAAATTACCAGCATTGTTTCTTTCAATGGACTGGTCAAGGAAGTTTTATTCCTGTAGAAGGGGCGCAACCAAAAATTGGTGAAGTAGATCAAGAAACTGAGCTTGAGGAAATTGCCCTGTCCCTAACTGTCAAGGAAGGGGAAAAGGAGAAAGTTTGTGACTTGGTAAAAAAATACCATCCTTATGAAGAACCGGTCGTTGAAATCTATGAGAAGAATAATGATTATCAAAGTATTGGTATGGGTAGAATTGGGGAATTAAAAGCGAAAATTTCCTTTAAAGATTATGTGGAAAAAATTAAGGATCTTTCTCACTTAGAAGGAATTCGCTTTGTGACTAAGGATGACAAGGCTCTCATTCACCGGGTAGCCGTATTAGGTGGGGCAGGTTCGTCCTATTATCAAGCAGCCAAGGCAGCCGGGGCTGATGTTTTTATTACGGCTGACGCGGATTACCATACTGCCCATGATATCTATGAAAGTGGCCTGAGTCTAATTGACCCCGGTCACCATATGGAAGCTATTTGTATTCCCTATGTCCTAGACGAGTTGACCCAGTGGAGCCAAACCAATCATTTGGGGTTGGCTGTCTTCCCTTCAGAGGTCAACACTGATCCTTTTCATTTCTTGTAG